taatttcaactggataattaagataatgatatctaagacttaatttattagttaattttaataacataagtttgaattatatagtatatactaaaataaaagttactcaattttaaattaatgtatggtTCTACTTCCTATTACTTTGAGTATTTAAAagtggtatattttttaaatatttaattcatataaaatttatgtttagaaaattaaataaacttaattttttactatatatcaAATCAATTCGTTCATTTACTAAGTCAATACAccatctattatatatataacatactaactaatattcataatttaatttcacttcaataaaaacatattcctttaacaaactatatactaatttcatataatacaattcTCGTgctaacaaattattttttcagctGGAAAAATCATTTATGACAGATACCagcagataaatatattaggttCGTTAACAACAAATCCAAATGTGACTTCCTTTGCCAATAGGATAGCTTCATTCTCAGCTACATTAATGTCTTTGGGCTTCCTCATATATTACTTTCTGTTCCTATATAAGGTAAGGAATATGGTAATTATTACCATCAGGTAATCTAATATTACTCGGATCATAATATGATGACATTTAAGCGTTTGACCCAATTTAGGTTAATGTGAAAGGATGTGACATTAGCTTAATATGTGTGACTCACTTCACATGTTATGTCTTTTAGGCAGGTTACTGTGAAGTGACAAAAtagctatttaaattttattaatttatttattttaaattatgcatttgtaaaatcaataaagaTTGAAACTCAGAGACctgtcaaaatttttaaaatatttttgtgccgattttgtagaaattttacataaaatcctttttgtaaacaatttataaaaatagaccttcatgttttatattcttgTCTTCCCAAATCTAAtgggtttaaaaatttatgttatttgacaattttaaattattatttctgtgaGCGTatctataaaattcaattatatatttaatttttcttacaataacACGATAATTACAGtctgttaattattaaactagtTGTGTAAGATTTATATCGTGCATCCATCGAGACAAGAtaaactttcaaaataaactgTTTTGCAATGAGTCGCAATGTttcctattaaaaatatttttcatgtaactataatgttaataaataaatacatctcTTACATCTTTCAATTAACTATCACTGTCTATAAAAGTGTTtaggaaatatataagatataaaaatcacaGAGAGACAGTTAGACGGTTACATATAACTTTTCCAAGTACCTTATTCAATCAATAATTAGAATCGTacgatattatataactacCTTTtcctttgttattaataaaaaaagtatagctTTGGATAAAAagaattgtttacattttttatctccTCTCGTTGGCtatcatttcaaaatttgCATTGTCACATTCtcacatacgaagcgtttcccgtttctcataTAATGACCTACATTTGTATAATGTGTGACCATATACGAATAAACGCACTCTTAACGAACTGTACGGAGTGTGGCGACGGGAACTCGTGATAAGCGTTCCGTAAATAAAAACGACCAGAATGTAGTTACACACCAGTTATGTGTACAACAGCataagaaaaatgaaatattttatcttacttACATAATTgctgataaattaattcttactattttaaaaatgttacttaacGTAGTGTTGCCGGTGGTTTTGTATGAAGATATTATTTCGTAAGTTACATAAAGTTGGTCCGATTTCCTTTCACTCGGCCAGCTTTGATTTCTGTGGTTTTGATGTTATGGCTGTTTATGCATTAGCTTTAttattgacatatattttataggaatatttttttccaattttaGGTGGATGAACAATGTCTGAGGGCGTtgagtatatttatatgtggcTTTGGAACTTTGTACATTTGGGTGCAGgttagtatgtatatatatttcgtcaTAATCGTCGGATATCCGCGGATTCGATCACGATCCGATGATATCCGaccgaaaattatttaaacctaATGAAAGTTCATTTATTCAGCGTCCACGAAATACGGTTAAATGAGATCTAGAAAGTCGATTGTGACTGTTAAATTATACCGTGAAAGTTAACTCAACAAAACTTTATGTCATTTGAACGGAATTTGTTTAATACAAagttttgtaaacattaaaattatatagaaatagcgtcttaaaagttttttttttaaattagtaactttttttttttataattatagtatttttaatggttGCAAGGCAatggtttttgttttagtGCATCGTAACGACGTATGTTTCTACTCTCTTCTATGATAAGCGTCTGACTGTATTGAGGCGATGTCTGGCTAATGCGAGCTTTCCAATATTAACTGTTATGGCTGTGTCCGGAACACTTACATCGTTTTTACCTGAAGGTAAGATATGCGGGCATAACTAGATGTATTTTACCAGATTTTACCATAATTTACACATGTTTATACTCTGTTCTCTAGATCGTAAAAAACTAATGTCAGTATTCTAAGCtgcaatttcttttttaattataaaaattagttataaaataaataaaactcctCTGATTAATTATCTTCTTGCCGAGTTTTTTGACCAGAAAGTGataaaataagtttgtaattggaaattaacatacaaataaacactatatatatatataaatttaaatgaaggtATGtcgacaattttattaaattaaaccagGCTGAGAGTTCCAAAATGGCCGCAACCTCTAAACTATGACTcgcgaaaaataataaaattaaatattttttatcattcttaactataatcattaaaatatatgtcgatggaaaaaaatattgtgtaatgTGATGTCAGCAACGCGAacagacatttatatattgtaatggaTTTATTATTGGAGCCAATAATTATCTCGCGGTTCGATGGATGTGTCAGTATGGAATCTTACCGCATCTCTGTCGTAGAGaaagtttagaaaaattaaaaactgaaaactgtgtgtattttttttatggtggAAACTCGTAGTTAGTGTGGGAAATACTGGACATGTCCGAAATCACCCGACTCCTAAGTAGCCAGCCTCTACTTCAACGACGTCCTAAACCAAGGTCCGGCGTCTTAGAGGCCTTCTTAGGACCGGCATATCCACCGTCGGGCCCTTCGGGTCCGAATTAAACGTCTTAATCCCATCGGGCCGCCCACCCCTCcgggtgacgctgtaaaagccaacAGCTAACAGCTAAAGACACATCGAAACTAAAAGACATGTCCGTTGTTGAGTAGGCACAGAGATTACACAGGAATAGCTAGTATTGTCTTTGGAAGAAAGCTTTCTACTATTAAATGGATTCTGATAACTCATTTGCTAGGAATACAGAtgagcaataaaattatccgGTAAAATTTAACGTATCAAATCATTGAGAGGATGTTTATTAGATcttctattaaaattctaaaagaaAGAGTTTGGTTGAAACCTTTTTGTCTAaactacattatatatttcgttGACGTTATGGTGTTATTGGATCCGAAGTcagattttaatagaatagaaaCAGAATAGTTTCAAGAACTCTTGAATAGATATAGAGAGTCGATTTTTCGATGGAatgatagaaaattattagatattttccGTGATGCAGGAACAGAAATAGAGTATTTTGTAGGAAATGTTTTGattcttagaaaaaataaaaaattaggaTGCAATCAAATTAAACGATTAATTATAGACGGTAGAGGATGTTGCGAAAagcgaatttttaaaatatccttcCAATATATCGTGAATCAAAAGTAAAACGACTATAACCGATGTGATTGGTTATGCTTAGCcgtgtttataattttcatccaCGAATACGTTAGTTTCACCGGggaattacaaaaacaatgaaactagtatttttcggataaagtacgcgtgatttatttttgtaaaaaactacatactcccgacgtttcccccgtgatcacggttgctggaaagtaaccgaaacgtcgggagtatgtagttttttacaaaaattaatcacgcgtagtttatccgaaaaatactagtttcatttaaatgaataaaactcgcgaaaatcttagatctcattacaaaaacaatgtttatttatagagTTTGTTGATCAAGTGATTGTTAGAGTACTTACTCGCGTCTACGGATTTCGAGAAGCTCGACAACTgctgtcatttaaatttataaatagaagaGGCAATATAAAGACTGCTTCATAGAAACATTGAGAGAGAATGTTTTTAAGATGGCAGCGTATCAGGAATTTGCCTTAAGACTCATCCTTTTCGGCTTACGGGTTTGAATTGAAGTGCTATGCTTCAAGCGCGGAATAGTTCaatcataaatattgtaattttttcgtCAGTcgtggaaaaaaaaacaacttaattAACCCGAAAGTTTTAGCTTTAAAGCTCTGAAGTCATTTTATGTAGTTGAAGTTTAGATTTCTTCAAAATGGAAATGGGTGATAGGATAGTGGAAGGAGACTGGATTGTTAATAGTTAATCTACAGTAAAGTATTTATGGAGAGCGTTGTTAAAACGACAGTTACGTTAAAGCACCTTACTTCACTTATAAGCATTTCTAAATGTGCTTTTTactttaatcattaaaatggaaataatttttttggcttaaagatattaataaagcaattattgtattaattttaaaatattatgaattattaataagaatatatttcttccaaatgtatgtatatacattacccaaaaaaaaaaaatatgtgtcaggttttttcttaaaattataataggtttttaaaatatacaaaaaatatattttacaatcacTTAACGATGAATCTTGTGCCTTTTTCCTTGAAACAAAACGTATGCAAATGATTTTTATGCTCTATTTagcatttaatttgtatacaacTTCCTGGATCATCTCATGCACATAATTACATTATGCTGTTAACCAAATtaagtaggtatatatatagctattaagaaacaatatatatgtatatgcttTGTGCGTCATTCACGCACACACATTCGTACACacaaagtatattaaataaatagtattatataatattttgtttatataaaatatttctctatacATAAATGTCTAAATACGTGAATGTCATTGTACAACGAACGCGTCCGTAGCAAGTCTTAACACGGCCTACTTAGCACCAAGGCTGATATACGCAGAGAAACTCATTTCGTACGAACTAGATAATTCATCTCGATAATAAATagctcaatattaaaatacaatgtacTGATAGATTATTGTAGGTTAAAAACttctgttaaaaaatttaagacaatattataattaagttatcgtgaacataaattaaatatgttataaatatgtaattgaaaTTCCATGTTAAAACTGACGTTTCGGTCATAAATGAGTACTTGCAAAAAAGAATCTTAGATGCCATTGTATCAGACACTGCATAATCACAGTGGACTAAGAATTAATtgcaatacaaatatttttatcctaCGTACAAGACATTTCTGtatacattgtatattttgaaatgtcttatttttatatacaattatacaaAAAGAGTATTGTACCgaaaaaaaagttctaaataaaaaatcctgaaatataatctttaatatgatgttaattttaatgttatctgtattaaattatttgacagATGGTGTCGGAAGCCGGGTATGTAAAGTTATGACATCTGTATGTTTTTACACACTGACGACCatattctgtatatatatattgtcgtTTGAAAAGGAATACAAGTATTTTTCAGAGgtgagtatataaaatatacttaaaaacaattatttcatgTAATCCGCCATTcattatacttattatttttaatttgaaagcaGAACGTTGTctaattaatctttataaaaaatatgcgtTCGGAAATTAAGTATGAGAAATGTTTGGCGGTATGATTAATAGGGCTGGCTgtcttaaataacaatataaataaaatacgtacatTAAATTGTGCAAACAGTAAAAGTATCGGatagatttcaattaaatattaaaaatttaatttcttagatgaaatatataactgaTTCGGTGAAATTTATGAAGTAATTATAAAGATCTCGCTTAATCGATGTTAAtagttatgaattataactaaaagaTCATTGTATTTACCAAGCAATATCTACTTGTTTTGTTCTATCTCACTATACAAAGAGATACATAATACACAAATAttgactttaattaaaaaaaagttactgttagtttcataaaaaatacctcTTACTTGAAATACGTCGAATTTTAGgctttttttttccaaatggctttttatatgatatgaatttaatacatCTCTTTCTGCTTCCAGGGTTTGAGATCCGAGCTATTGTTAGATGACGGTTGTTCGCTGAACAACGCGTCAGTCGACGATGAAACTGTGTTAATAAATCAGGAGCTTATATCTGACATAGTTATAAagaacacattaaaatatggTAAAGTGTCCTGACCCGCGGCCGTGCCTGTAAAAGGCACGGGCAACGCCAAAAACTACGGGAGCTTCGATAagcaaaaattacaaattaagaCCATAGACAATCTAGATCTATCGCCCGCGTCAACCGTTGACAATGACAGCGGTATGTCATCCGGCGATAATTCGTTGAAGTGTGTATATAAAAGTGATATtcctataaataatgataacgaTAACGAAATAAAGTGCCTAAATAATGTATGGAATGAGATTCCTAGCTGTTCTTACAATGTTAACGATAATAGGGAGAGTTTGTTAGATTCGGAGTACATTGTGATAAATCTGTTCGAAGGTGATGTTTGTGATAATAAATGTGAATTGGTCGGTACAAACATATATGATATAGACGACGATTCCAGTATACTGAGTGTGTCCAACCAGAGTTTAGTTCCTGTAGCTAATAGGGAACTTGTTAAATCAGAAAGTCAGAAATTGGTGAGTCTGTCACTGTCGATACTTTTGGCGGCAATACTACAAGCAATGAGATGTTTCGCCCAATTCTTGGAAGACATCGTGACTCCACAGAGACtatgattgtatttttatcaactgtatcaataaaatatatgttaaatgaatcgttttattaaaaagaaactctatatataataataatttaataaaataggaatACACGGTCTAatctacaaataaattatgaggTTACATCATTGGTGAACTATTATTGTCATTTCACTACAGCGACGCTTCGTTTATCACTGTTATCAATCTGTTATTAGTATGGCACTTCTTCTTAAACTTGATCGAGTTCCGCCTGTGTTCGGGGGATTGATTTTCCGGTTGCGGCGAGTTGGTGTTCGAGACTACGATCGACCAACGCCGACCACGACGCTCGTTCAAATTGGGCAGTTCCGCTATCAAATTGTTTTCGTATTCGcttaacattaaatagttttcgACCTGCGGAATCGGATAATTATTAGTTGTTACCTTACTGGTCAAGCTCATGAAAAGGAGTTTTCGTTCAAAACGTTCTCGCCGAGTTGCTTTGTTGAAATTGCTAGAAGGAATGTCATGAACgaaacctaaaaataaaaaccaagtgctttctatttatataaagtgaaaTTAATTGGTTTACGTTTCAGTTCTTCATATGGAGGTAATTATTATCATCGCCATAACTAAACTGCACAGTAAATACCTTTAAAAACGAGTatagataacaaaattaaataccttATTACAACTAGTAATACAATCTCCCCCGCAGTCTAGATCTTCTAGCAGGTGTTCGGGTATATCTAGGTCTAGGTCTAAGTCTAGCCCGCCTTCCTCGCTGATGCAGGTCAATTCAGGGGGAAGGTTGGGGGGAGGGGATCCTAAACTACCAGGCCCGATATCCAGCAGAATATCTCGACGGCTCCCCGGCGTCACTAGTTCAGCACctagtgttttaaaatttagataaaatgtacaaatgattaatatttattatctgtgacaCGTACAAGCGAGTATAGATAcgtaatttaatcaaaatataatttatccaacaaataaaaacgttgatatgggcaaaatattccacgatgtCATTGCGAATGCAGCCATAGTTTacaaaaaaggaaaattatcGGTGGTCATCTCAGTTACTGTCATACTATAGTCTATGATAGTTATAACTGATTTTTCATTtgcgataaatatataacgtacAAGCGACTGGATTATACAACATTTATGGTTGTAACTCTGTAAGTGTAATCGATACTAGTTTTGGTTCTTACTTAATGCGGTGGCGCCGGCGATGCGTTGCTCGGACCGCGGTCGGCCTCGTGGCGGGCATGTCGATTCACACGACTTGCCGCCATTTTCTctgcaatttttaataaaatgtgccAGTGTTGTTAACTTCAATGTAACTTATCATTACTagtgtatgtaatatatatcacGGACTGTTTTTGCTATCgataaaaggaaataatgatatttcatattcagatcaaataaaaattttcatcaaaattgtCTGCATCCtggtattttaatgttagcCTTGTCGGCTTCATATCCACAACTTTAAAAAAGATCTTATAATGTTGGTTTTTGTCGCTTTGCTAGGATTTTAAGCGTGAAAAAGAAGTGAATTGTCGCGAAttccaaagaaaataaaatttttccgtTATGGTGTttagtaaaacatatttttagagGAATCGGAAAATTCGCCGTGCTTTTCATAGACCTACCCACATCTTTTACGAACTACATAAATGCACCTACCAAACAAAATGATgatatctaataaattaattcacataTACAATTAACAAATAGCTTTGTTTAAAGAAAGATTTGAACAATAATCATTAGATAttggaatgaatataaaaataatcggaaatatattaagatatgtgACAAAGCTATGAGATTTAACTAGATTATAACTTACTTGGTGTGTTTATGCGCAACGCTGCGACGATGCAAATCGATGCAGAACAATGAGAGTGAACCAATGATGGAGCAAGTCGAACTGAAGTAGTAACCAGCCTTGCCGCCGCAACCGTCGTTGATGTAACCTAagattgttaattaaatcattcttACGGCTCATAAACATCTGGCTTCTTTATTtgactttattatttcttttagttGCAGCACGTAATGAATTTTGATAGTACGTACTTTCTAATGCAATTCGTGATTTTgcgtaataataacaatactaaTACTGAAGccaaatgaaaatgtaattattaaaatatttatatagtattttatatatgcgtATAAATCAGCAAATTCTAGTTACCTGATAGAGGTACACCGATCGCAATAGGTACAGCCTGCGAGCACTGTACGAAACCCCACGTGCGAGCGAAATTGCGAGACCTCACGCGCTCGTAGGTGTACATCTTGAGTGAATAGTGGTAACCTCCGCAGAAAATacctgtaatttttttttatattttcatatttagaatgattaaatgttttattatgcaTACAATACGAATTGCCTTCGTTCTCGTCAGTATTACAAATCCTATAAAGAAACATtacattatgataataatattgtataatacgAACCATAAACCCACGCGAACATAACGTATCCTCTGTAAGACCCCTCCACCGCAGTTAAGGCCATAGTGGCGAGGGCGCATCCGAACACTGCCGCTTGGGTAAGATACTGACGAGCAATACGGCACTCCGCGCTGTTCTGACGCACCAACAATCCGAACGCAGCACATCCTACCGCCCACGCTAAACCTAAATACGCTTGCAACAATTCTGCTGTATCACCGAGACCTGAAGGACGTTAACGGTTTTTGTACATTTCAATGGaacttaaattatgtttataatttgctAGCCACTCCCTGTGGAAACGGTCTCATAAATTCTCATAACTGATAGATTCTTATAGAAATCTGTATcagaaatttttttcaatcttataaatatttttttaactgataaaTTCTGATACCCAGTTAGCTGTTTTGTATCAGaatttataagactttttCCACAGGGCTCCTGATGCCCGTTAGGTTTTGAGCTATCTAAACAATatagtatgtatgtacatatacgtatgtatatactaAATCTCTATAATACTCAActtttaaccgacttcaaaaataGGAGGATCTTTGTTGATATCATAACTAATCGTaactctttttaataaaacttattgcTAACTAGCTTACTCTTCTCAAAAAAGACGACAGTCGTGCTAAAAACTGTAACTTACCTTCTTCTTCAGCGTGATaggctaaataaaatatcggcGTATTGATGCCAAACGCCGATATCCCAGTGGACATGAGCAGGATCCTAACGGTTTTAGACTTTAGAGTGGAGAAGTCAAAGAAAGGCTGCCTGTCGTCAGCCTTATTCCTGTCCTTCATTTTCCGCTTGATTTTGTTTTGGTTCTTGAGATGTAGTATCGCCCGTCTTTGGGGATGGTACAGAGAAGCAGAACGATAAAACGTCCCCAGAATAAATGTCACGAATACCACTCCCGTCACTGCCTGAAGTCCTAGACGCCAGCCAATAGCTCTGGAAGCAAACAAGTGCATGAGACAAGAATTCCTAATTCTCATTGCAGATCGATATCTTACAATAtaactgtaaatataaattaagacgCATTAACTGAACACATAAAGATTACTTcccagtattttttaatgtatcgtAATACTGAAGTGATAAAATGATTTGTGCGCACGATATTTCTGTTTGGTTAGACC
This genomic window from Danaus plexippus chromosome 14, MEX_DaPlex, whole genome shotgun sequence contains:
- the LOC116769654 gene encoding uncharacterized protein LOC116769654 translates to MLIFRCALIVLSSTYILSLYTQLINETDFYDTGLALMYIASGALAGKIIYDRYQQINILGSLTTNPNVTSFANRIASFSATLMSLGFLIYYFLFLYKVDEQCLRALSIFICGFGTLYIWVQCIVTTYVSTLFYDKRLTVLRRCLANASFPILTVMAVSGTLTSFLPEDGVGSRVCKVMTSVCFYTLTTIFCIYILSFEKEYKYFSEGLRSELLLDDGCSLNNASVDDETVLINQELISDIVIKNTLKYGKVS
- the LOC116769586 gene encoding monocarboxylate transporter 10-like; the protein is MTLRRCDSLPTKLRVAPIGSPEVSKPLTEKIPDSITDPNLNNTLGRDEVIATWKSLHTDVKKIKNGLPTKKNTVNHRVDKGESVKNHLYPASTRNNGVAQKNPNPRKHIQAGPQEVDRSSSFPLECGQRFKDKRTHSAKRRTLLERLLSWRTPDCECDNRCPTKLRPQAPEELLCTCGVANKDNQIKTTDRERSKSVGYEATREVTQFRRCASAGATVGVETASALRARAALTLARRYYPEGGWGWTITVVGTIVQILSHGLQLGGGTGAMACAASVKYRVQPLYAYGCLGAISAGVALALSPVTVALCVRKSTRVTAVVGGLVAALGCLFTSFATQFHQLFFSYGTVVGVGVGLTRDCSTLMVAQYFKRRRELVEIFIVSGSGLGIAVMSTFIKGAVRAIGWRLGLQAVTGVVFVTFILGTFYRSASLYHPQRRAILHLKNQNKIKRKMKDRNKADDRQPFFDFSTLKSKTVRILLMSTGISAFGINTPIFYLAYHAEEEGLGDTAELLQAYLGLAWAVGCAAFGLLVRQNSAECRIARQYLTQAAVFGCALATMALTAVEGSYRGYVMFAWVYGIFCGGYHYSLKMYTYERVRSRNFARTWGFVQCSQAVPIAIGVPLSGYINDGCGGKAGYYFSSTCSIIGSLSLFCIDLHRRSVAHKHTKENGGKSCESTCPPRGRPRSEQRIAGATALSAELVTPGSRRDILLDIGPGSLGSPPPNLPPELTCISEEGGLDLDLDLDIPEHLLEDLDCGGDCITSCNKVENYLMLSEYENNLIAELPNLNERRGRRWSIVVSNTNSPQPENQSPEHRRNSIKFKKKCHTNNRLITVINEASL